Proteins from one Burkholderia oklahomensis C6786 genomic window:
- a CDS encoding DUF3022 domain-containing protein, whose amino-acid sequence MDDYQYDCASAEFDELARVICDLFPEQTHFAERTDEAGRFLAVHWLAMRFGATPRKMTLDVRFAPAALLRYLAFKPMQRARSHAVLRAYVEAMLGTLEERHAAGEAVPREATLELGDEFA is encoded by the coding sequence ATGGATGATTATCAATACGACTGCGCGAGCGCCGAATTCGACGAGCTCGCGCGCGTGATCTGCGATCTCTTTCCCGAGCAGACGCACTTTGCCGAGCGTACCGACGAAGCGGGGCGCTTCCTTGCCGTGCATTGGCTCGCGATGCGCTTCGGCGCGACGCCGCGCAAGATGACGCTCGACGTGCGCTTCGCGCCCGCCGCGCTGCTGCGCTATCTCGCGTTCAAGCCGATGCAGCGCGCGCGCAGCCACGCGGTGTTGCGCGCGTACGTGGAGGCGATGCTCGGCACGCTCGAGGAGCGGCACGCGGCGGGCGAGGCGGTGCCGCGCGAGGCGACGCTCGAATTGGGCGACGAGTTCGCGTGA
- a CDS encoding PHB depolymerase family esterase translates to MQIRHVASRAMLAAALPIMLAVVASSNVRASPTLPALRADANQVSVSGLSSGAYMAVQYQVAYSASVIGAGVVAGGPYYCAKGELANAKNCMQGMPDSKQLLTRAQTFATSGQIDPLANLQRAKVYLFSGTKDVVVSQPVVDATWSFFWQAGVPVKNLAYVVDVPAGHAFVTPSAGGVCSANAAPYINHCTVAQAGYDQAGVLLQTIYGPLSPPAAQPTGRAITFDQREFAPVSSGLATDGYAYVPRACDANAGCKVHVVFHGCLQSADVVRNMTTYRNWADANKIVMLYPQVAADLPANPQGCWDWFAYTGQNYALKSGAQMRAVRKMIERVTSAR, encoded by the coding sequence ATGCAGATACGTCACGTTGCGTCGCGTGCGATGCTCGCCGCCGCGCTCCCGATCATGCTCGCGGTCGTTGCGTCCTCGAACGTGCGAGCCTCGCCGACACTGCCCGCGCTGCGTGCGGACGCGAACCAGGTGTCGGTGTCCGGGCTGTCGTCGGGGGCGTACATGGCGGTCCAGTACCAGGTCGCGTATTCGGCATCGGTGATCGGCGCGGGCGTGGTCGCGGGCGGTCCGTATTACTGCGCGAAGGGCGAACTGGCCAATGCGAAGAACTGCATGCAGGGCATGCCGGATTCGAAGCAGTTGCTGACCAGGGCGCAGACTTTCGCCACGAGCGGCCAGATCGATCCGCTCGCGAATCTTCAGCGCGCGAAGGTCTATCTCTTCAGCGGCACGAAGGATGTGGTCGTGAGCCAGCCCGTCGTCGACGCGACGTGGTCGTTCTTCTGGCAAGCCGGCGTACCCGTGAAGAATCTCGCTTACGTCGTCGACGTGCCGGCCGGGCATGCGTTCGTCACGCCGTCCGCGGGCGGCGTTTGCAGCGCGAATGCCGCGCCGTACATCAATCATTGCACCGTCGCGCAGGCGGGCTACGATCAGGCTGGGGTGCTCCTTCAGACGATCTACGGGCCGCTTTCGCCGCCCGCCGCGCAGCCGACGGGGCGTGCGATCACGTTCGACCAGCGCGAGTTCGCGCCGGTGTCGAGCGGGCTCGCGACGGACGGCTATGCCTACGTGCCGCGCGCGTGCGACGCGAACGCGGGCTGCAAGGTCCACGTGGTATTTCACGGCTGCCTGCAATCGGCGGACGTCGTGCGCAACATGACCACGTACAGGAACTGGGCCGATGCGAACAAAATCGTCATGCTGTACCCGCAGGTGGCGGCCGATTTGCCCGCCAATCCGCAGGGATGCTGGGACTGGTTTGCGTATACCGGGCAGAACTACGCGCTGAAGTCGGGGGCGCAGATGCGCGCGGTGCGGAAGATGATTGAGCGGGTGACGTCGGCGCGTTGA
- a CDS encoding PGDYG domain-containing protein: MIELKNVDLRNDPDALRVVKDETVQVEFAAQPGELMSLEGPNRYAAGDALVTGSTGDRWVVSRERFDAKYAPAAEGLAHGEPGDYRNRPAVVLAKRMNAPFSIARSTGGDTLRGDAGDWVMQYAPGDYGVVQAKRFAHVYREAD, from the coding sequence ATGATCGAACTGAAAAACGTCGACCTCCGCAATGATCCCGACGCATTGCGCGTCGTCAAGGACGAGACGGTCCAAGTCGAATTCGCCGCGCAGCCAGGCGAGCTGATGAGCCTCGAAGGCCCGAACCGCTATGCGGCGGGCGACGCGCTCGTCACCGGGTCTACGGGCGACCGCTGGGTGGTGTCGCGCGAGCGCTTCGACGCGAAGTACGCGCCCGCCGCCGAAGGACTCGCGCACGGCGAGCCGGGCGATTACCGCAACCGCCCGGCCGTCGTGCTCGCGAAGCGAATGAACGCGCCGTTCTCGATCGCGCGCTCGACGGGCGGCGACACGCTGCGCGGCGACGCGGGCGACTGGGTGATGCAGTACGCGCCGGGCGACTACGGCGTCGTGCAGGCGAAGCGCTTCGCGCACGTGTACCGCGAGGCGGACTGA
- a CDS encoding PHB depolymerase family esterase: MQMRHAAAFTITLAVVAPASAQASPPLPALRADANQVSVSGLSSGAYMAIQYQVAYSASVIGVGAIAGGPYYCATGSLANTGVCMGLVSNMVPDSGLLLAAAQGFAASGQIDPLANLQRAKIYLFSGTKDTIVHESAVDATWAFFWLAGVPVSNIIYVADIPAGHAFITPSAGNVCDANAAPYISHCNVGQSGYDQAGALLETIYGALAPPIAQPTGRAVTFDQREFAAASSGLAADGYAYVPRACDANAGCKVHVVFHGCLQSAAVVRDMTTYDNWADANGIVVLYPQVAKTRVPNNPQGCWDWFAYTGQNYALKSGAQMRAVRAMIERVTSAR; this comes from the coding sequence ATGCAGATGCGCCACGCCGCCGCGTTCACGATCACGCTCGCCGTCGTCGCGCCCGCGAGCGCGCAAGCTTCGCCGCCGCTGCCCGCGCTGCGCGCGGACGCGAACCAGGTATCGGTGTCCGGGCTGTCGTCGGGCGCGTACATGGCGATCCAGTACCAGGTCGCGTATTCGGCGTCGGTGATCGGCGTGGGCGCGATCGCGGGCGGGCCGTACTATTGCGCGACGGGCAGCCTCGCGAATACGGGCGTCTGCATGGGCCTCGTGTCGAACATGGTGCCCGATTCGGGGCTACTGCTGGCCGCCGCGCAAGGCTTTGCGGCGAGCGGCCAGATCGATCCGCTCGCGAACCTGCAGCGCGCGAAGATCTATCTGTTCAGCGGGACGAAAGACACGATCGTTCACGAGTCCGCCGTCGACGCCACGTGGGCCTTCTTCTGGCTCGCCGGCGTGCCCGTGTCGAACATCATCTACGTCGCCGACATCCCGGCCGGGCATGCGTTCATCACGCCGTCCGCGGGCAACGTATGCGACGCGAATGCCGCGCCGTACATCAGCCACTGCAATGTCGGCCAGTCGGGCTACGACCAGGCGGGCGCGCTGCTCGAGACGATCTACGGGGCGCTCGCGCCGCCCATTGCCCAGCCGACCGGACGCGCGGTCACGTTCGACCAGCGCGAGTTCGCGGCGGCGTCGAGCGGGCTCGCGGCGGACGGCTACGCGTACGTGCCGCGCGCGTGCGACGCCAATGCCGGCTGCAAGGTCCACGTCGTGTTTCATGGCTGCCTGCAGTCGGCGGCCGTCGTGCGCGACATGACGACGTACGACAACTGGGCCGATGCGAACGGGATCGTCGTGCTGTATCCGCAGGTCGCGAAGACCCGCGTGCCGAACAATCCGCAGGGATGCTGGGACTGGTTTGCGTATACCGGGCAGAACTATGCGCTGAAGTCGGGGGCGCAGATGCGCGCGGTGCGGGCGATGATCGAGCGGGTCACGTCCGCGCGGTGA
- a CDS encoding Spy/CpxP family protein refolding chaperone, which yields MKKITLTFAAALALTAALAHAQTPASAPAAAASAPSAAARHEARVEERITYLHNQLKITPEQESQWKTFADTMRDNGETMARLYRERIANKNASALDDMKQYAEMTQTNADGAKKLADAFAPLYASFPAEQKALADSTFRKWLHPEPGKARARKHSGKADGQGAASSGAAQ from the coding sequence ATGAAAAAGATCACGCTGACTTTCGCTGCCGCGCTCGCGCTGACGGCCGCGCTCGCGCACGCCCAGACGCCCGCGTCGGCGCCGGCGGCCGCCGCCTCCGCCCCCTCCGCGGCCGCGCGTCACGAAGCGCGCGTCGAGGAGCGCATCACGTACCTGCACAACCAGCTGAAGATCACGCCGGAGCAGGAATCGCAATGGAAGACGTTCGCCGATACGATGCGCGACAACGGCGAGACGATGGCGCGTCTCTATCGCGAACGGATCGCGAACAAGAACGCGTCCGCGCTCGACGACATGAAGCAGTACGCCGAGATGACGCAGACGAATGCCGACGGCGCGAAGAAGCTCGCCGACGCGTTCGCGCCGCTGTACGCGAGCTTCCCTGCCGAGCAGAAGGCGCTCGCCGACTCGACGTTCCGCAAGTGGCTGCACCCGGAGCCGGGCAAGGCCCGCGCACGCAAGCATTCGGGCAAGGCGGACGGCCAGGGCGCCGCGAGCTCGGGCGCCGCGCAGTAA